The following proteins are co-located in the Streptomyces sp. NBC_01198 genome:
- a CDS encoding FG-GAP repeat domain-containing protein: MRLTAVCALTAALAAGTLAAAGGAAADSDFVPLVRDISLGPGNSSEVNSGAYGTADGTAVYALSKTPLTDAGWAGGGLPAGLTASLSDTGCTAYAGAPGVYTCPVSEDYPLASPTVVAADDAANHTTAYVGAAYAPRGTSLATAVKAAELAGTTSTPDVQTAGVITVLTPEQVAKSTVELTTPDVPLSASTVQTVHVHAADPAYLAVNFSPTSDERWNDEEEVDVKVTAVGGGPADACDHTTDSLTGGHDAARCQLPAGDYTITYTLTAGPEVEAWKLVADAVLNVVDYGSQNPEATSTFKVLSPTPVSERYRLFGRTADGTLMFYDGTGNASTPFRSRDYFEDGWQQYTAATALSAVTLHGTGDVVARDGSGNLWYYRGSGTNGYDFLQPRTKVGGGWNTYDTITGAGDLTGDGKADLLGRDASGVLWLYKGTDSTTAPFAARTGIGAGWNTYTTLTATGDLTGDGKADLVGVDASGGLWLYKGTGDATAPYAARTKVGTGWSTYTVLLGPGDLTGDGKADLVGRDASGGLWLYKGTGNAAAPYAARTKVGGGWNTYNLMF; encoded by the coding sequence GTGAGGCTCACGGCTGTCTGCGCGCTCACCGCGGCCCTGGCCGCCGGAACGCTGGCCGCCGCCGGGGGCGCCGCCGCCGACTCGGACTTCGTCCCGCTCGTACGCGACATCTCGCTCGGCCCCGGCAACAGCTCGGAGGTGAACTCCGGCGCGTACGGGACCGCTGACGGCACGGCCGTCTACGCCTTGAGCAAGACCCCGCTGACCGACGCCGGCTGGGCCGGCGGCGGCCTGCCGGCCGGACTGACCGCGTCGCTGTCCGACACCGGCTGCACCGCCTATGCCGGAGCGCCCGGGGTCTACACCTGCCCGGTCAGCGAGGACTACCCGCTGGCGTCGCCGACCGTGGTGGCGGCCGACGACGCCGCCAACCACACCACCGCCTACGTCGGCGCCGCCTACGCGCCGCGCGGCACCAGCCTGGCCACCGCGGTCAAGGCCGCGGAGCTGGCCGGCACCACGTCGACGCCTGACGTGCAGACCGCCGGCGTGATCACCGTCCTGACCCCGGAGCAGGTGGCCAAGAGCACTGTCGAGCTCACCACCCCGGATGTGCCGCTGAGCGCGTCGACCGTGCAGACGGTGCACGTGCACGCGGCCGACCCCGCGTATCTGGCCGTGAACTTCAGCCCCACCTCGGACGAGCGGTGGAACGACGAGGAGGAGGTGGACGTCAAGGTGACCGCGGTCGGCGGAGGACCCGCCGACGCCTGCGACCACACCACCGACTCGCTGACCGGCGGCCATGACGCCGCCCGCTGCCAGCTGCCCGCGGGCGACTACACCATCACCTACACGCTCACCGCCGGTCCCGAGGTCGAGGCCTGGAAGCTCGTCGCGGACGCCGTCCTCAACGTGGTCGACTACGGCAGCCAGAATCCGGAGGCGACCAGCACGTTCAAGGTCCTCAGCCCGACCCCGGTGAGCGAGCGCTACCGCCTGTTCGGCCGCACCGCCGACGGAACGCTGATGTTCTACGACGGGACGGGGAACGCGAGCACGCCGTTCAGATCGCGCGACTACTTCGAGGACGGCTGGCAGCAGTACACCGCCGCGACCGCGCTCTCCGCGGTCACCCTGCACGGCACGGGTGACGTGGTCGCCCGGGACGGCAGCGGCAACCTCTGGTACTACCGCGGCAGCGGCACCAACGGGTACGACTTCCTCCAACCGCGCACCAAGGTCGGCGGCGGCTGGAACACCTACGACACCATCACCGGCGCCGGCGACCTGACCGGGGACGGCAAGGCCGACCTGCTCGGCCGCGACGCCTCCGGCGTGCTCTGGCTCTACAAGGGCACCGACAGCACCACGGCCCCCTTCGCCGCGCGCACCGGGATCGGCGCCGGCTGGAACACCTACACGACCCTGACCGCCACCGGCGACCTGACCGGTGACGGCAAGGCCGACCTGGTCGGGGTCGACGCGTCCGGTGGGCTGTGGCTGTACAAGGGCACGGGCGACGCCACCGCGCCTTACGCCGCCCGCACCAAGGTCGGCACCGGCTGGAGCACCTACACCGTCCTGCTCGGCCCCGGCGACCTCACCGGCGACGGCAAGGCGGACCTGGTGGGCCGTGACGCGTCCGGTGGGCTGTGGCTGTACAAGGGCACGGGCAACGCTGCCGCGCCTTACGCGGCCCGCACGAAGGTCGGCGGCGGCTGGAACACCTACAACCTGATGTTCTAG
- a CDS encoding CU044_5270 family protein, giving the protein MNPDQLHGPGSARSAAERLLADPPGWDLPPGSHRRVKDVLLREIDQDRSSGARTSAAPVWRRQLRPVMVLPAAAALVGVLVAIASGGGPAPKRFAAAPPAKDNGASVTLGRIADAALARDVPPVRDDQLVYVENLTRENNGSFGGTVRLGALHEQEYWTVQRPGPMTREGWMRESGKDAIMPGLGPIVSTSPVSAGLDHPTYKWLATLPTDPEALRALLYRETEPWGSETQDETVFANVGQMLSTTIMPPATASALYKVVEKIPGVRVVPDAVDAAGRHGFGITRKDPGSMTRDEWIFDRTTLAYLGSRHYMTGHEGDGSAGETLYGVDAVMQRGVVDRPGDVPATLRS; this is encoded by the coding sequence ATGAACCCTGACCAGCTGCACGGCCCCGGCTCTGCCCGCAGTGCGGCGGAACGCCTGCTGGCGGACCCGCCCGGCTGGGACCTCCCGCCGGGCAGCCATCGCCGTGTCAAGGATGTCCTGCTGCGGGAGATCGACCAGGACCGCAGCTCCGGCGCTCGGACGTCGGCGGCGCCGGTGTGGCGCAGGCAGCTCCGTCCGGTGATGGTCCTGCCCGCGGCGGCCGCGCTGGTCGGCGTGCTGGTCGCCATCGCGTCGGGCGGCGGCCCCGCCCCGAAGCGGTTCGCCGCGGCCCCGCCCGCGAAGGACAACGGCGCCTCCGTCACCCTCGGCCGGATCGCCGACGCCGCACTGGCGCGGGACGTGCCGCCGGTGCGGGACGACCAGCTGGTCTACGTCGAGAACCTGACCCGGGAGAACAACGGCTCCTTCGGCGGCACGGTCCGGCTCGGCGCGCTGCACGAGCAGGAGTACTGGACCGTCCAGCGCCCCGGCCCCATGACCAGGGAGGGCTGGATGCGGGAATCGGGCAAGGACGCGATCATGCCGGGCCTCGGTCCCATCGTGTCCACCTCCCCCGTGTCCGCCGGTCTTGACCACCCCACCTACAAGTGGCTGGCCACGCTGCCGACGGACCCGGAGGCCCTGCGCGCGCTGCTCTACCGGGAGACCGAGCCGTGGGGCAGCGAGACGCAGGACGAGACGGTCTTCGCGAACGTCGGTCAGATGCTGAGCACGACGATCATGCCGCCCGCCACCGCCTCCGCGCTGTACAAGGTCGTCGAGAAGATCCCCGGAGTCCGCGTGGTGCCCGACGCCGTCGACGCGGCGGGCCGGCACGGCTTCGGCATCACGCGCAAGGACCCCGGATCGATGACCCGCGACGAGTGGATCTTCGACAGGACCACCCTCGCCTACCTCGGCTCGCGGCACTACATGACCGGGCACGAAGGCGACGGCAGCGCAGGCGAGACGTTGTACGGCGTGGACGCCGTCATGCAGCGCGGGGTGGTCGACCGCCCGGGCGACGTCCCCGCGACCCTCAGGAGCTGA
- a CDS encoding P-loop NTPase fold protein — protein MGNSAVPPRLPYEGPQSAPGYAFLNDEPLRGSGFSEDQDEDVLGTRPIAGRLADLIAASRNSTPFTVAVDAGWGMGKSSLMHQVAEVLAQYPRTECLWFNAWTSHGADALEGLLKSVLMRFDRNVLRRALNRAREHRTALRVLRTTTAVALGLLHAGQVVDELWSRMETDAATRNDVRQLIKEMATEWSHAGEGPGRRRLLVVFVDDLDRCSDETVHAVCEAVKVYLDVPGLVFVLGCDQSRLAAAAAAGGPSPSADYLEKIVQMSFRVPTPGVERAAALVQRYAELSGTERFVTPGLASLVAERTGRNPRRIKRLINGLVMYQLDQRWAGVEPEATVRAVLLQHLYPDFHRAAGQPDGTDMIGDFVRYYEARGMLRRRAVTPDDPRWNALDGFADQWLLPRPDRGDAERWDSYLQLLEQQLPPVFPQLAADLTFVRLITELNGLPYADRLRELIRQGSAGPSALRLLQQSPLAAGRLPQTTLPPSRQRLSERSSARGGREPEPVPADPAPPGGGLVESGRTGSYQYPRTEDSGQDGRRQAAESRPESLPLDILWVDDKPESVVHLVQELRQVGAVVTAALSTGEAVDRLLRHAAPDVLVSDTKRDGDATAGFRAVSEYRAAGYGGPVVFYTGQVSGQNHRQAEEAGAVGLTNSWAVLVDLLDVIARAQAPTADS, from the coding sequence GTGGGCAACTCCGCCGTTCCGCCACGCTTACCGTACGAAGGACCCCAGTCCGCACCCGGCTACGCGTTCCTCAACGACGAGCCGCTGCGTGGCTCCGGGTTCAGCGAGGACCAGGACGAGGACGTGCTCGGCACCCGCCCCATCGCCGGCCGCCTCGCGGATCTGATCGCCGCCTCGCGGAACTCCACTCCGTTCACCGTCGCCGTCGACGCCGGCTGGGGCATGGGCAAGTCCAGCCTGATGCACCAGGTCGCCGAGGTGCTCGCGCAGTACCCGCGCACGGAGTGCCTGTGGTTCAACGCCTGGACCTCGCACGGCGCCGACGCGCTCGAAGGCCTGCTCAAGTCCGTGCTGATGCGGTTCGACCGCAATGTGCTGCGCCGCGCCCTCAACCGCGCGCGGGAGCACCGGACTGCGCTGCGGGTGCTGCGCACCACCACGGCAGTGGCGCTGGGACTGCTGCACGCGGGGCAGGTCGTGGACGAGCTGTGGTCCCGGATGGAGACCGACGCGGCGACGCGTAACGACGTCCGCCAGCTCATCAAGGAGATGGCGACCGAGTGGTCGCACGCCGGTGAGGGGCCCGGGCGGCGCCGTCTGCTCGTGGTGTTCGTGGACGATCTCGACCGCTGCTCGGACGAGACGGTGCACGCGGTGTGCGAGGCCGTCAAGGTCTATCTCGACGTGCCGGGGCTCGTCTTCGTCCTCGGCTGCGACCAGTCACGGCTGGCCGCGGCGGCCGCGGCGGGCGGCCCGTCACCGAGCGCGGACTACCTGGAGAAGATCGTCCAGATGAGCTTCCGGGTGCCGACCCCGGGGGTGGAGCGCGCCGCCGCGCTGGTCCAGCGGTACGCGGAACTGTCCGGCACCGAGCGGTTCGTCACGCCCGGACTGGCCAGCCTGGTGGCCGAGCGCACCGGCCGCAACCCGCGCCGTATCAAGCGGCTGATCAACGGGCTGGTGATGTACCAGCTCGACCAGCGCTGGGCCGGCGTGGAGCCGGAGGCGACGGTCCGCGCGGTGCTGCTCCAGCACCTCTACCCCGACTTCCACCGCGCCGCGGGCCAGCCGGACGGCACCGACATGATCGGCGACTTCGTCCGGTACTACGAGGCACGCGGCATGCTCCGGCGACGCGCCGTGACCCCTGACGACCCGCGCTGGAACGCCCTCGACGGCTTCGCCGACCAATGGCTGCTGCCCCGACCCGACCGCGGCGACGCGGAGCGCTGGGACAGCTACCTGCAGCTGCTCGAGCAGCAGTTGCCGCCCGTCTTCCCCCAACTGGCCGCCGACCTCACCTTCGTGCGGCTGATCACCGAGCTGAACGGCCTGCCCTACGCGGACCGGCTGCGCGAGCTGATCCGGCAGGGCTCGGCCGGGCCCTCGGCCCTGCGGCTGCTCCAGCAGTCACCCCTGGCGGCGGGACGGCTCCCGCAGACCACGCTGCCGCCGTCCCGGCAGCGGCTGTCGGAGCGGTCGTCGGCGAGGGGCGGCCGCGAACCCGAACCGGTTCCCGCCGATCCGGCGCCGCCCGGGGGCGGCCTCGTCGAGTCCGGCCGCACCGGCTCGTACCAGTATCCGCGGACGGAGGACTCAGGACAGGACGGGCGCAGGCAGGCCGCCGAATCGCGCCCCGAGTCCCTCCCGCTCGACATCCTGTGGGTGGACGACAAGCCCGAGTCCGTGGTGCATCTGGTGCAGGAACTGCGCCAGGTCGGAGCCGTGGTCACCGCGGCCCTGAGCACGGGGGAGGCGGTCGACCGGCTGCTGCGGCACGCCGCACCCGACGTGCTCGTCTCCGACACGAAGCGGGACGGCGACGCGACCGCGGGTTTCCGTGCGGTGAGCGAATACCGGGCGGCCGGATACGGCGGACCCGTGGTGTTCTACACCGGCCAGGTCTCCGGCCAGAACCACCGCCAGGCCGAGGAGGCGGGCGCGGTCGGCCTCACCAACTCCTGGGCGGTTCTGGTGGACTTGCTCGACGTCATCGCGCGGGCGCAGGCGCCCACCGCCGACTCGTGA
- a CDS encoding carboxymuconolactone decarboxylase family protein, translated as MEPRIKNPAETLDATQPIGQLYGAVYSGGVPKATLDLVHLRASQINACGPCVDSGARGARKSGESEERLFAVAAWRETSYFTDAERAALALAEAATRLADRSDPVPDAVWDEAAAHYDEKGLASLVLMIGLTNFFNRLNVTTKQIAGAWG; from the coding sequence ATGGAACCGCGTATCAAGAACCCAGCAGAGACACTCGACGCCACCCAGCCCATCGGGCAGCTGTACGGGGCCGTCTACTCCGGCGGAGTCCCCAAGGCGACGCTCGACCTGGTCCATCTGCGCGCGAGCCAGATCAACGCCTGCGGTCCGTGCGTGGATTCGGGCGCGCGGGGAGCCCGCAAGAGCGGCGAGAGCGAGGAGCGGCTGTTCGCCGTCGCGGCCTGGCGCGAGACGTCGTACTTCACCGACGCCGAACGCGCCGCGCTGGCGCTGGCCGAGGCCGCCACCCGGCTGGCCGACCGCAGCGACCCGGTGCCGGACGCCGTCTGGGACGAGGCCGCGGCGCACTACGACGAGAAGGGCCTGGCCTCGCTGGTCCTGATGATCGGGCTGACCAACTTCTTCAACCGCCTGAACGTGACCACCAAGCAGATAGCCGGCGCGTGGGGCTGA
- a CDS encoding sigma-70 family RNA polymerase sigma factor — protein MTVATQDIEVRARAFEEKRPRLLGVAHRMLGSADEAEDAVQETWIRLHRSDAESVENLDGWLTTVVGRVCLDMLRARGRREDLLGEHAAPPAASRSEADYDPEQAALLADSLGPALLVVLDALDPDERLAFVLHDTFAVPFADIAAIIGRSPAATRQLASRARRRVHGTSPLPDLRRQHTIVSAFLAAARSGEFEPLVALLAPDVAMSADDTAVRIGAAPLTRGADGVAKIFNGGAAAARVALIDDTVGVVWQSKKRTIVAFSFTVVDGRITAIALVGEPGRLKDLDIVLLDR, from the coding sequence ATGACAGTGGCCACCCAGGACATCGAAGTGCGGGCCCGCGCGTTCGAGGAGAAGCGCCCGCGGCTGCTCGGCGTGGCCCACCGCATGCTCGGCTCCGCCGACGAGGCCGAGGACGCGGTGCAGGAGACCTGGATCAGGCTGCACCGCAGTGACGCGGAGAGCGTCGAGAACCTCGACGGCTGGCTCACCACCGTCGTCGGCCGGGTCTGCCTCGACATGCTGCGCGCCCGCGGCCGGCGGGAGGACCTGCTCGGCGAGCACGCCGCCCCGCCCGCGGCCTCCCGGTCGGAGGCGGACTACGACCCGGAGCAGGCCGCCCTGCTGGCCGACTCCCTCGGCCCCGCACTCCTGGTGGTCCTCGACGCGCTCGACCCCGACGAGCGGCTCGCCTTCGTGCTGCACGACACCTTCGCCGTGCCGTTCGCCGACATCGCCGCGATCATCGGACGCAGCCCGGCGGCCACCCGCCAGCTGGCCAGCCGTGCCCGCCGCCGCGTCCACGGCACCTCCCCGCTGCCCGACCTGCGCCGGCAGCACACCATTGTGAGCGCCTTCCTCGCCGCCGCCCGCAGCGGCGAGTTCGAGCCCCTGGTGGCCCTGCTCGCCCCCGACGTCGCCATGAGCGCCGACGACACCGCCGTCCGGATCGGCGCCGCACCGCTCACCCGGGGCGCCGACGGCGTGGCGAAGATCTTCAACGGCGGCGCCGCGGCCGCCCGGGTCGCGCTGATCGACGACACGGTGGGCGTCGTGTGGCAGTCGAAGAAGCGCACGATCGTGGCGTTCAGCTTCACCGTCGTCGACGGGCGGATCACGGCCATCGCCCTGGTGGGCGAGCCCGGCCGGCTGAAGGACCTCGACATCGTGCTGCTCGACCGGTGA
- a CDS encoding MerR family transcriptional regulator, with protein MPPERLFSIGELAGHAGVTVKTVRFYSDRGLLPEAYRSAGGHRRYGPGALDRLRTIRSLRALGLGLPDIARVVREDEHAHGPAPDAIPLGGALEDAVAGRLRDVGSRLAALRWQETALRLLHGCGPQERAERLALLGAVCATATPPSTAAMARFWRRWLPPRMPARTVARVLDQAVPQPPDDPTPEQALAFARLHAFVSGDCSGSTGSGQPAAHRTDAGHRPAVLYEGLGEAYELAAPHLRAGRAPHAGEALDCFVAAYAASQRLLDTAAFRRELGAVLAADPRIDHYWDLVARITGPSRPSPGAAHTWLTTALA; from the coding sequence ATGCCACCCGAGCGCCTGTTCAGCATCGGCGAGCTGGCCGGCCACGCCGGTGTCACCGTCAAGACCGTGCGGTTCTACTCCGACCGCGGCCTGCTGCCCGAGGCCTACCGCAGCGCCGGCGGGCATCGCAGGTACGGTCCCGGGGCACTGGACCGGCTCCGCACGATCCGGTCGCTGCGGGCGCTCGGGCTCGGCCTGCCCGACATCGCCCGCGTCGTGCGGGAGGACGAGCACGCCCACGGGCCCGCGCCGGACGCGATACCGCTCGGCGGCGCGCTGGAGGACGCCGTGGCGGGCCGCCTGCGCGACGTCGGGTCGCGACTGGCCGCGTTGCGCTGGCAGGAGACGGCGCTCCGGCTGCTGCACGGCTGCGGCCCCCAGGAGCGGGCCGAGCGCCTGGCGCTGCTCGGTGCGGTGTGCGCGACCGCGACCCCGCCCAGCACGGCCGCGATGGCGCGGTTCTGGCGGCGCTGGCTGCCGCCGCGGATGCCGGCGCGGACCGTCGCACGCGTCCTCGACCAGGCCGTCCCGCAGCCGCCGGACGACCCGACGCCCGAGCAGGCGCTCGCCTTCGCCCGGCTGCACGCCTTCGTCTCCGGCGACTGTTCCGGCAGCACCGGCAGCGGCCAGCCCGCGGCGCACCGCACGGACGCGGGACACCGGCCGGCCGTGCTGTACGAAGGGCTGGGAGAGGCCTACGAGTTGGCGGCGCCGCACCTGCGCGCCGGACGCGCACCGCACGCGGGCGAGGCGCTGGACTGCTTCGTCGCGGCCTACGCGGCGTCCCAGCGGCTCCTGGACACCGCCGCCTTCCGCCGCGAACTGGGCGCCGTCCTGGCGGCCGACCCCCGTATCGACCACTACTGGGACCTGGTCGCCCGTATCACCGGCCCATCCCGCCCCAGCCCCGGCGCCGCCCACACCTGGCTGACCACCGCACTCGCCTGA
- a CDS encoding RNA polymerase sigma factor, protein MTQSEPAESARGRIRAGDRSAFADLYEHHARAVYHHALRLTGSWSEAEDVLSETFLAAWRTRENVEPEGGSLAPWLLGIATHKAHNANRGRWRKLAFLARSPEPRPTEDFADETAGRIDDARRLAAVHDTLRKLSRQDREVIALCVAAGLDYRQAAEALDIPVGTVRSRLSRARRRLAALSAETARDPRVEPDGARGETKGEAAFAALFLREETR, encoded by the coding sequence GTGACGCAATCAGAGCCAGCAGAGTCGGCGCGTGGGCGCATCCGTGCGGGAGACCGTTCCGCGTTCGCCGACCTGTACGAGCACCACGCGCGGGCGGTGTACCACCACGCCCTGCGGCTGACCGGCAGCTGGTCGGAGGCCGAGGACGTGCTGTCCGAGACCTTCCTCGCGGCCTGGCGCACGCGGGAGAACGTGGAGCCGGAGGGCGGCTCGCTGGCTCCCTGGCTGCTCGGTATCGCCACGCACAAGGCCCACAACGCCAACCGCGGCCGGTGGCGCAAACTTGCCTTCCTGGCCCGCAGTCCTGAGCCCCGCCCCACCGAGGACTTCGCGGACGAGACGGCGGGCCGGATCGACGACGCCCGCCGGCTGGCGGCCGTGCACGACACCTTGCGGAAGCTGAGCCGCCAGGACAGGGAGGTGATCGCCCTGTGCGTGGCAGCCGGGCTGGACTACCGGCAGGCGGCGGAAGCCCTGGACATCCCGGTCGGCACGGTCCGCTCGCGGCTCTCGCGCGCCCGGCGACGGCTGGCCGCGCTGAGCGCCGAGACAGCGCGTGACCCGAGGGTGGAACCGGACGGCGCCCGCGGAGAGACAAAGGGCGAGGCCGCGTTCGCGGCGCTCTTTCTGCGGGAGGAAACCCGATGA